A window of the Candidatus Margulisiibacteriota bacterium genome harbors these coding sequences:
- a CDS encoding DEAD/DEAH box helicase family protein, producing the protein MSFNKILEKHRNLAYSEANKGNRFERLMQGYLLTDPKYAYLFKKVWLWSEFPYKDELGGHDTGIDIVTLTNDDEYWAVQCKCYKEDTTIDKKGVDSFLSTTSREFRDEAGNIIRFSCRLWISTTNKWGANAVEAIKAQNPPVIRLNLYELQEAPVDWGKLDKGIFGELSRTEKKTIRPHQLTALQATHEYFKNNDRGKLIMACGTGKTFNALRIAENETDGKGLILFLVPSIALMGQTLREWSADAVEPINAICICSDPEVSRKKDKNEDIDSLSIIDLALPASTNIHNIVKQFDHVESNGKKGMTVVFSTYQSIEVISRSQKMLQKTDETKGIFDLIICDEAHRTT; encoded by the coding sequence ATGAGCTTTAATAAAATACTAGAAAAACATCGCAATCTTGCATATTCAGAAGCTAACAAAGGAAATCGTTTTGAACGATTAATGCAAGGGTATCTATTAACAGACCCTAAATATGCTTATCTGTTTAAAAAGGTTTGGTTATGGAGTGAGTTCCCATATAAAGATGAACTGGGAGGACATGATACAGGTATAGATATTGTTACTTTAACCAACGATGATGAATACTGGGCAGTACAGTGTAAATGTTATAAAGAAGACACGACTATAGACAAAAAAGGTGTCGATTCATTTCTATCAACAACAAGTCGTGAATTTAGAGACGAAGCTGGAAATATTATTCGATTTTCATGTAGATTATGGATTTCAACCACTAATAAATGGGGAGCAAATGCTGTAGAAGCAATTAAGGCACAAAATCCGCCTGTAATTAGATTAAATTTATATGAATTACAAGAAGCACCTGTAGATTGGGGAAAACTAGACAAAGGTATCTTTGGAGAACTTTCCCGAACTGAAAAGAAAACAATTAGACCACATCAGCTTACTGCATTACAAGCAACACATGAATATTTCAAAAACAATGATAGAGGTAAGTTGATAATGGCATGTGGTACAGGGAAAACATTTAATGCTTTGCGTATTGCTGAAAATGAAACTGACGGTAAAGGGCTAATCCTTTTTCTTGTCCCATCAATAGCCTTAATGGGGCAAACTCTTCGTGAGTGGAGTGCCGATGCAGTTGAACCAATAAATGCAATCTGCATTTGCTCTGACCCTGAAGTTTCACGCAAAAAGGATAAAAATGAGGATATTGATAGCCTAAGTATAATTGATTTGGCTCTGCCAGCTAGTACAAACATTCATAATATTGTTAAACAGTTTGACCATGTTGAGAGTAATGGGAAAAAAGGAATGACCGTAGTCTTTTCTACTTATCAAAGTATTGAAGTTATATCTCGTTCTCAAAAAATGTTGCAAAAGACTGATGAAACAAAAGGCATATTTGATTTAATAATCTGTGACGAAGCTCATCGCACGACG
- a CDS encoding P-loop NTPase fold protein, giving the protein MTFNKIFEKYHKLTIQKITGMNRVKLNYVLLIGFILYSIRVFNLIDLIPSIINITILQTLILSGLLLCLFRSLFMPTIKKFILNLNNKQEDFLYFFLIATYVIYLLVFLDLIINSIYWLLIPTVLLATALCLLFITLYCFKKYKKTGEPHVNKEEYLYSDSSIFDYEQDLLDRRQFINEQLMPIIESANADSYVIGVEGKWGDGKTSILNLLEKTLLLKNNYVLLKFSPWSFDKNISLIKTFYTEINRKFSELSDNTIVPKILKKYFKSVQGISINSWGINFSFPDVEKNNQELKEEVENAIRHEIGDKKIIIVIDDLDRLTANEILSVFQLVRNIGNFINTRFILSYDKTELIKHISEKTSPSFVEKIIQFPIQIPKVDSECLEDYFESRLTDYFKNQNMENSLNEFNDFSNTNFYKTTFTPYLKNVRQIKRILNLFLSNYKQIYTEVNLKDYLLLCILQLNHPFLYNDIWTNKWIYLTYSWDDKFKHIYQYIQLKGKDEKNRIEKHFNNIFITEEKTNKIDSVGKDLATNILVELFPTQIGYKLFGDNSLSGNGKDYYEKRAINYPECFFNYFMYKPQKTYIPHNELNPIFISDDDYSQTCEKVKKCISKYKAEDKLVSFFDKTFIYYKYLNEPQTKAFIDSIISLNASYNSKTNSTFVSPNRNESNYSVIATLHLLNSEKVSDKNDYIKTVIKESKSILFCFYLHGILFNDKDFYAALIKDVNKQELEKEITDRFYKDYEKRNLLDDIAVNDEYTNIFNKVATNFYHKNKNQEYCKNEKFDMYIKKCLEEKKTLFTDFALLNMKVKKGFFEQNNLKAFMEIFDIDYYLDFAKERVNNLTLLTDLPEKNKIETFIKQIEEIHVRHAEKI; this is encoded by the coding sequence ATGACCTTTAACAAAATATTTGAAAAATACCATAAACTGACTATTCAAAAGATAACTGGCATGAATAGAGTTAAGTTAAATTACGTATTATTAATAGGTTTTATATTATACTCAATTCGAGTGTTTAATCTTATTGATTTAATACCCTCCATAATCAATATTACTATCTTACAGACATTAATACTTTCTGGTCTATTACTGTGCTTATTTAGAAGTCTCTTTATGCCAACAATAAAAAAATTCATACTCAATCTAAATAACAAACAAGAAGATTTCTTGTATTTTTTCCTTATTGCTACATATGTAATTTATTTATTGGTATTTCTTGATTTAATAATTAACAGCATTTACTGGCTACTAATTCCAACAGTGCTTCTTGCTACAGCATTGTGTTTGTTATTTATAACCTTATATTGTTTTAAAAAATACAAAAAGACGGGTGAACCACATGTAAATAAAGAAGAATACCTTTATTCTGATTCCTCTATTTTTGATTATGAACAAGACCTGCTTGATAGGAGGCAATTTATAAATGAACAACTAATGCCTATTATCGAGTCTGCTAATGCTGATTCATATGTTATTGGGGTTGAAGGAAAATGGGGCGACGGCAAAACATCAATATTAAATTTACTAGAAAAGACACTGCTATTAAAAAATAACTATGTGTTGCTAAAATTCAGTCCTTGGTCATTTGATAAAAACATCTCTTTGATTAAAACATTTTATACTGAAATTAATAGGAAATTTTCTGAATTATCAGACAATACCATAGTTCCTAAAATCCTAAAAAAATACTTTAAGTCTGTACAAGGCATTTCTATAAACAGCTGGGGAATTAATTTTAGCTTTCCTGATGTTGAAAAAAACAATCAAGAATTAAAAGAAGAAGTTGAAAATGCTATCAGACATGAAATTGGTGATAAAAAAATTATAATCGTGATAGACGACCTAGACAGACTTACAGCAAATGAGATTTTAAGCGTATTTCAACTTGTAAGGAATATAGGGAATTTTATAAACACGCGATTCATTTTGTCCTATGATAAAACTGAGTTAATAAAGCATATTTCAGAAAAAACCTCTCCCTCATTTGTTGAAAAAATTATTCAGTTTCCGATCCAAATTCCTAAAGTTGATTCAGAATGCTTAGAGGATTACTTTGAATCCCGTTTAACAGATTATTTTAAAAATCAAAATATGGAAAATTCCCTAAATGAATTTAATGATTTTAGTAATACAAACTTCTACAAAACAACATTTACGCCATACTTAAAAAATGTAAGACAAATAAAAAGAATTTTAAATTTATTTCTTAGTAACTATAAACAAATATACACTGAAGTTAATTTAAAAGATTATTTATTACTATGCATCCTTCAACTTAATCATCCCTTTCTCTACAACGATATTTGGACTAATAAATGGATATACCTTACTTATTCATGGGATGACAAATTTAAACATATTTACCAATATATACAGTTAAAAGGTAAGGATGAAAAAAATAGAATAGAAAAGCATTTTAATAACATTTTTATTACGGAAGAAAAAACAAATAAAATTGATTCAGTAGGGAAAGATTTAGCAACTAATATTTTAGTTGAGCTTTTCCCAACTCAAATAGGATATAAATTGTTTGGTGATAATTCTCTGAGTGGAAATGGCAAGGACTATTATGAGAAAAGAGCCATTAATTATCCAGAATGTTTTTTTAATTATTTTATGTATAAACCGCAGAAAACGTATATACCTCATAATGAACTTAACCCAATTTTTATTAGTGATGATGATTACAGTCAAACATGTGAAAAAGTCAAAAAATGCATCTCTAAATATAAAGCTGAAGATAAATTAGTTTCTTTTTTTGATAAAACTTTTATTTATTACAAATATTTAAATGAACCCCAAACAAAAGCATTTATTGATAGTATTATCAGTTTAAATGCTTCTTATAACTCAAAAACTAATAGTACCTTTGTAAGCCCAAATAGAAATGAATCTAACTACTCTGTAATTGCTACATTGCATTTGTTAAATAGTGAAAAGGTTTCTGATAAAAATGACTACATAAAGACAGTTATAAAAGAAAGCAAATCTATTTTATTTTGTTTTTATCTGCACGGAATACTATTTAACGATAAAGATTTTTACGCAGCTCTAATCAAGGATGTAAATAAACAGGAACTTGAAAAAGAAATAACAGATAGGTTTTATAAAGATTATGAAAAAAGAAACTTACTAGATGATATAGCAGTGAATGATGAGTATACTAACATTTTTAACAAAGTAGCAACTAACTTTTATCATAAAAATAAAAATCAGGAGTATTGTAAAAATGAAAAATTTGATATGTATATTAAGAAATGTTTAGAAGAAAAGAAAACACTTTTCACTGATTTTGCCTTATTAAATATGAAGGTCAAAAAAGGATTTTTTGAACAAAACAACTTAAAGGCTTTCATGGAGATTTTCGATATAGATTATTATCTTGATTTTGCGAAAGAACGGGTTAATAACCTTACTTTATTAACAGATTTACCAGAAAAAAATAAAATAGAAACTTTCATAAAACAAATTGAAGAAATTCACGTTCGACACGCAGAAAAAATATAA
- a CDS encoding KTSC domain-containing protein, with amino-acid sequence MNNINMIPVSSSNVAKIGYEESTNTLRVEFLDGSLYDYSGVPQPEFYNLKNASSVGGYLNSNIKGVYKYKKVR; translated from the coding sequence ATGAATAATATAAATATGATTCCAGTTTCATCTTCAAATGTTGCAAAAATTGGTTATGAGGAAAGCACGAATACTTTAAGGGTAGAATTTTTAGATGGATCATTATATGACTATTCGGGCGTACCCCAGCCAGAATTCTATAATTTAAAAAATGCTTCTTCTGTTGGTGGTTATTTGAATAGCAATATTAAGGGAGTATACAAGTATAAGAAAGTTAGATAA